The following proteins are encoded in a genomic region of Saccharopolyspora antimicrobica:
- a CDS encoding ArsR/SmtB family transcription factor: MVDRVSDVFRALADPTRRAILDELADHDGQTLFEICGRLTGKHGLGSSRQAISQHIEVLVEAGLVETRRDGRYKFHHLNTGPLEHLTDRWLGPDAEETP; the protein is encoded by the coding sequence ATGGTGGATCGGGTGAGCGACGTGTTCAGAGCGCTGGCGGATCCCACTCGGCGGGCGATCCTCGACGAACTGGCCGATCATGACGGCCAGACCCTGTTCGAGATCTGCGGCCGGCTGACCGGCAAGCACGGGCTGGGGTCGTCCCGCCAGGCCATCTCGCAGCACATCGAGGTGCTGGTGGAGGCAGGGCTGGTCGAGACCCGGCGGGACGGTCGTTACAAGTTCCACCACCTGAACACCGGTCCGCTGGAACACCTGACCGACCGGTGGCTCGGGCCAGATGCGGAGGAAACCCCTTGA
- a CDS encoding VOC family protein, with translation MKIYVTSVFVDDQRKAQKFYTEVLGFQVKHDIPLGEASWLTLVSPEAPEGTELLLEPDGHPAVKPYKTALVNDGIPATSFQVDDVRAEFERLSALGVRFTQEPTEMGDVTTAVFDDTCGNLIQIVQM, from the coding sequence TTGAAGATCTACGTGACGAGCGTCTTCGTCGACGATCAGCGCAAGGCGCAGAAGTTCTACACCGAGGTGCTCGGCTTCCAGGTGAAGCACGACATCCCGCTCGGCGAGGCCAGCTGGCTGACGCTGGTCTCGCCGGAGGCCCCGGAGGGCACCGAGCTGCTCCTCGAGCCCGACGGTCACCCCGCCGTCAAGCCGTACAAGACCGCCCTGGTCAACGACGGCATCCCGGCCACGTCGTTCCAGGTGGACGACGTCCGGGCGGAGTTCGAGCGGCTCTCCGCCCTGGGCGTGCGCTTCACCCAGGAACCGACCGAGATGGGCGACGTGACCACCGCGGTCTTCGACGACACCTGCGGGAACCTGATCCAGATCGTGCAGATGTGA
- a CDS encoding COG4315 family predicted lipoprotein, translating to MVHLTRARTAALGGIGLAGGMLALIAGCVPGGEEPAGSGVGTPPPPATAPAVTGGTIVVRTQQVPGLGTVLTGPDGRAVYLFDQDGDAEPTCVDACARDWPPLTTNDPPVAGPEVNQQLLTTVRRPDGGNQVVYNGHPLYYYIGDDVPGQANGNGVRSGGGYWYALSPAGTKIER from the coding sequence ATGGTCCACCTCACCCGAGCCCGCACGGCCGCGCTGGGCGGCATCGGGCTGGCCGGCGGCATGCTGGCCCTGATCGCCGGGTGCGTGCCCGGTGGAGAAGAACCCGCGGGCAGCGGAGTCGGGACCCCGCCACCGCCGGCGACCGCGCCGGCTGTCACCGGCGGCACCATCGTCGTCCGGACCCAGCAGGTGCCTGGCCTCGGCACGGTGCTTACCGGCCCGGACGGCCGGGCGGTCTACCTGTTCGACCAGGACGGCGACGCCGAGCCCACCTGCGTCGACGCCTGCGCGCGCGACTGGCCGCCGCTGACCACGAACGACCCACCGGTGGCCGGCCCGGAGGTGAACCAGCAACTGCTCACCACGGTCCGGCGCCCGGACGGCGGCAACCAGGTCGTCTACAACGGACACCCGCTGTACTACTACATCGGCGACGACGTCCCCGGCCAGGCCAACGGCAACGGCGTCCGCTCCGGCGGCGGCTACTGGTACGCCCTGTCGCCCGCAGGAACCAAAATCGAGCGGTGA
- a CDS encoding acetyl-CoA C-acetyltransferase has translation MREAVICEPLRTPIGRFGGVFKTVPAVDLASTVIRALLARTGLDGAAIDEVILGQGYPTSDAPAIGRVAALDAGLPVEVGGTQLDRRCGSGLQAVLDAAMQVQTGVSDVVLAGGAESMSSAPFYTTEARWGIRGSGLELHDSLARGRVTAGGANFPVPGGMLETAENLRREYSIPRTEQDELAVRSQQRAAAAQSAGLFADEIVPVTVRSRKGDTVVEVDEHPRPETTVDSLAALKPVLGKEDPEATVTAGNASGQNDAAAICIVTTPERAAELGLRPLVRLVSWARAGVPPRTMGIGPVPASAKALQRAGITLADVDLIELNEAFAAQVLACTREWEFKPADFERLNVNGSGISLGHPIGATGARILATLSREMHRREARYGLETMCIGGGQGLAAVFERI, from the coding sequence ATGCGCGAAGCGGTGATCTGCGAACCGCTGCGGACCCCGATCGGCCGGTTCGGCGGGGTGTTCAAGACCGTACCGGCGGTCGACCTGGCCTCGACGGTGATCAGGGCGCTGCTGGCGCGCACCGGGCTGGACGGCGCGGCGATCGACGAGGTGATCCTCGGCCAGGGCTACCCCACCTCCGACGCCCCGGCGATCGGCCGGGTGGCGGCGCTGGACGCCGGACTGCCCGTCGAGGTCGGCGGCACCCAGCTGGACCGCCGCTGCGGCTCCGGGCTGCAGGCCGTCCTCGACGCCGCGATGCAGGTGCAGACCGGCGTCAGCGATGTCGTGCTGGCCGGCGGCGCGGAGAGCATGAGCAGCGCGCCGTTCTACACCACCGAGGCCCGGTGGGGCATCCGCGGCAGCGGCCTGGAGCTGCACGACTCGCTGGCCCGCGGCCGGGTCACCGCGGGCGGCGCGAACTTCCCGGTGCCCGGCGGGATGCTGGAGACCGCCGAGAACCTGCGCCGCGAGTACTCGATCCCCCGCACCGAGCAGGACGAGCTGGCGGTGCGCTCGCAGCAGCGCGCCGCCGCAGCCCAGAGCGCCGGGCTCTTCGCCGACGAGATCGTGCCGGTGACGGTGCGCTCCCGCAAGGGCGACACCGTGGTCGAGGTCGACGAGCACCCGCGCCCGGAGACCACTGTGGACTCCCTGGCCGCGCTGAAGCCGGTGCTGGGCAAGGAGGATCCGGAAGCGACGGTGACCGCGGGCAACGCCAGCGGCCAGAACGACGCGGCGGCGATCTGCATCGTGACGACCCCGGAGCGCGCCGCGGAACTGGGCCTGCGACCGCTGGTCCGGCTGGTGTCGTGGGCGCGGGCGGGCGTGCCGCCGCGCACGATGGGCATCGGCCCGGTCCCGGCGTCCGCGAAAGCCCTGCAGCGCGCCGGGATCACCCTCGCCGACGTCGACCTGATCGAGCTCAACGAGGCGTTCGCGGCGCAGGTGCTGGCCTGCACGCGGGAGTGGGAGTTCAAGCCCGCCGACTTCGAGCGCCTCAACGTCAACGGCTCCGGCATCTCCCTGGGCCACCCGATCGGCGCCACCGGAGCCCGGATCCTGGCGACGCTCTCCCGCGAGATGCACCGCCGAGAAGCCCGCTACGGCCTGGAGACGATGTGCATCGGCGGCGGCCAGGGCCTCGCCGCGGTCTTCGAGCGCATCTGA
- a CDS encoding 3-hydroxyacyl-CoA dehydrogenase has translation MQWAEQVNAVRVIGTGVMGRGIAQIAAAAGLTVELADARTEAVTTAVAEIGRMFDKLAGKGRMTAEQAAAARERLRPVDSPLAPTECDLVVEAVREDLATKRELFAELEKICPAKTVFATNTSSLQVTSIATALGDPSRLAGLHFFNPVPLMRLVEVIPGARTAEWIPDALLALVRRLGHTPVRATDTPGFLVNHAGRGLVTEALQILSEGVASTSDVDRICRDVLGLRMGPFELMDLTGLDVTHPAMESIWTGYYGDPRLRPSPITRTRLEAGLLGRKTGEGFYRYADGVKQEAPEPQAPEAVARPVWSDSADLLDALAAAGVEVERSPEPSDGAVVLVSPYGHSAATAARSADLPVARVCGVDPLSTEARWTLSVHPACDVEFARSAWAALAATGRAVTVVRDSPGMVAQRILAAIVNTSCFIAEQRLADPADIDTAVRIALGYPRGPLEWGQQVGPRRVLSILRALHSATGDPRYRPSRWLAERAELGLELTGTGTTPQDLLT, from the coding sequence ATGCAGTGGGCGGAGCAGGTCAACGCGGTGCGGGTGATCGGCACCGGGGTGATGGGGCGCGGCATCGCGCAGATCGCCGCGGCGGCCGGCCTGACCGTGGAGCTCGCCGACGCGCGGACCGAGGCGGTGACCACCGCGGTCGCCGAGATCGGTCGGATGTTCGACAAGCTGGCGGGCAAGGGGCGGATGACCGCTGAGCAGGCGGCGGCCGCGCGCGAGCGGCTGCGCCCGGTGGACAGCCCGCTGGCGCCCACCGAGTGCGACCTGGTCGTGGAAGCCGTCCGCGAGGACCTGGCCACCAAGCGCGAGCTGTTCGCCGAGCTGGAGAAGATCTGCCCGGCGAAGACCGTGTTCGCCACCAACACCAGCTCGCTGCAGGTCACCTCCATCGCCACCGCGCTGGGCGATCCGAGCAGGCTCGCCGGGCTGCACTTCTTCAACCCGGTGCCGCTGATGCGCCTGGTGGAGGTCATCCCCGGCGCCCGGACCGCGGAGTGGATCCCCGACGCGCTGCTGGCGCTGGTGCGGCGCCTGGGCCACACCCCGGTGCGCGCCACCGACACACCCGGCTTCCTGGTCAACCACGCCGGCCGCGGACTGGTCACCGAAGCGCTGCAGATCCTGTCCGAGGGCGTGGCGAGCACCTCGGACGTCGACCGGATCTGCCGCGACGTGCTCGGCCTGCGGATGGGCCCGTTCGAGCTGATGGACCTGACCGGGCTGGACGTCACCCACCCGGCGATGGAGAGCATCTGGACCGGCTACTACGGCGACCCGAGGCTGCGCCCGTCGCCGATCACCCGCACCCGCCTGGAGGCCGGGCTGCTCGGCCGCAAGACGGGGGAGGGCTTCTACCGCTACGCCGACGGAGTCAAGCAGGAGGCGCCCGAGCCGCAGGCGCCGGAGGCGGTGGCGCGCCCGGTCTGGTCGGACAGCGCGGACCTGCTCGACGCGCTGGCCGCGGCGGGCGTCGAGGTCGAGCGGTCGCCGGAGCCCTCCGACGGCGCGGTCGTGCTGGTCAGCCCGTACGGCCACAGTGCCGCCACCGCCGCGCGGTCCGCGGATCTGCCCGTGGCGCGGGTGTGCGGCGTCGACCCGCTGAGCACCGAAGCCCGCTGGACGCTGTCGGTGCACCCGGCCTGCGACGTGGAGTTCGCGCGATCGGCCTGGGCCGCGCTGGCCGCGACCGGCCGCGCCGTGACGGTGGTGCGCGACAGCCCGGGCATGGTCGCGCAGCGGATCCTCGCCGCGATCGTCAACACCAGCTGCTTCATCGCCGAGCAGCGCCTGGCCGACCCGGCCGACATCGACACCGCGGTGCGGATCGCGCTGGGCTACCCGCGCGGTCCCCTGGAATGGGGGCAGCAGGTCGGGCCGCGCCGGGTGCTGTCGATCCTGCGCGCCCTGCACTCGGCCACCGGTGACCCGCGCTACCGCCCCAGCCGCTGGCTGGCCGAGCGCGCCGAGCTCGGCCTGGAGCTCACCGGAACCGGCACCACGCCGCAGGACCTGCTCACCTGA
- a CDS encoding acyl-CoA dehydrogenase family protein: MDFELTDTQIAFKEMAAQFVDAEIVPHVREWDRREEVDLAIVRKLGELGFLGLTLPEEHGGVEADMISYALVIEELGRGDSSVRGIVSVSLGLVAKSIAGHGSEEQKRHWLPQLASGEALGCFALTEPDAGSDPGSLTTRARRDGEDWVITGQKMFITNGTWAKVALLFARTSDDGGRGITAFLVPTDSPGFTANTVHGKLGLRGQATAELVLDEVRVPDSARLGEVGKGLGIALGALTKGRISVAAGAVGVAQAALSAATRYAGERVQFGKPIASRQLVQELLADSAVEVEAARLLTLRAAALAERGVSRQELTTASSMAKLHASETAVRVANNALQVFGGYGFIDEYPVGKYLRDARVLTLYEGTSQVQKLIIGRSLTGVDALT, encoded by the coding sequence GTGGACTTCGAACTGACCGACACCCAGATCGCGTTCAAGGAGATGGCGGCGCAGTTCGTCGATGCCGAGATCGTGCCGCACGTGCGCGAGTGGGACCGCCGCGAGGAGGTCGACCTGGCGATCGTGCGCAAGCTCGGCGAACTCGGCTTCCTCGGCCTGACGCTGCCCGAGGAGCACGGCGGCGTCGAGGCCGACATGATCAGCTACGCGCTGGTGATCGAGGAGCTCGGGCGCGGTGACTCCTCCGTGCGCGGCATCGTGTCGGTGTCGCTGGGACTGGTCGCCAAGTCCATCGCCGGTCACGGCAGCGAGGAGCAGAAGCGGCACTGGTTGCCGCAGTTGGCCAGCGGTGAGGCGCTCGGGTGCTTCGCGCTGACCGAACCCGACGCGGGCTCGGACCCGGGTTCGCTGACCACCCGCGCGCGCCGCGACGGCGAGGACTGGGTGATCACCGGGCAGAAGATGTTCATCACCAACGGGACCTGGGCGAAGGTGGCCCTGCTGTTCGCGCGCACCAGCGACGACGGCGGCCGGGGCATCACCGCCTTCCTGGTGCCCACCGATTCGCCCGGCTTCACCGCCAACACCGTGCACGGCAAGCTCGGCCTGCGCGGCCAGGCCACCGCGGAGCTGGTGCTCGACGAGGTGCGGGTGCCGGATTCGGCGCGGCTCGGCGAGGTCGGCAAGGGGCTGGGCATCGCGCTGGGCGCGCTGACCAAGGGCCGGATCTCGGTCGCGGCGGGCGCGGTCGGGGTGGCGCAGGCGGCGCTGAGCGCGGCGACCCGCTATGCGGGCGAGCGGGTGCAGTTCGGCAAGCCGATCGCCTCGCGCCAGCTGGTGCAGGAGCTGCTGGCGGATTCGGCGGTGGAGGTCGAGGCGGCGCGGCTGCTGACGCTGCGCGCGGCGGCGCTGGCCGAGCGCGGGGTGTCGCGCCAGGAGCTGACCACCGCGTCGTCGATGGCGAAGCTGCACGCGAGCGAGACCGCGGTCCGCGTCGCCAACAACGCGCTGCAGGTCTTCGGCGGGTACGGCTTCATCGACGAGTACCCGGTCGGCAAGTACCTCCGCGACGCCCGGGTGCTGACCCTCTACGAGGGCACCAGCCAGGTGCAGAAGCTGATCATCGGCAGGTCGCTGACCGGGGTCGACGCCCTGACCTGA
- a CDS encoding helix-turn-helix domain-containing protein — MGTPLGDFIRFKRDSTQPESLGLPARRHRRAPGLRRQDLAARAGISVEYLTRIEQGRDRNPSAAVVNALADALGLALSERNHLRYLAKLTGSTCSADLRPAPPPRHVREPVLRTVRLLEPGIAIVTNRLGDVLARTSGFEAIIGGTGLLEADRPNLTRYVFTDPRARTFFADWDDIADEQAFDLWLAPSVENSEWLTAELSPIAGPDFTRRLKRHAVPERATLRLDHPAGYRLRLLRETLELPADAQQLVVFHAADEPTAQAVERLRRPLRSIS; from the coding sequence ATGGGCACGCCGTTGGGGGACTTCATCCGGTTCAAGCGCGACAGCACCCAGCCGGAATCCCTGGGGCTGCCGGCCCGCCGCCACCGCCGGGCGCCGGGTCTGCGCCGCCAGGACCTCGCCGCGCGGGCCGGGATCAGCGTCGAGTACCTGACCCGCATCGAGCAGGGCCGGGACCGCAATCCGTCGGCCGCGGTGGTCAACGCACTCGCAGACGCACTCGGCCTGGCGCTCTCGGAGCGAAACCACCTGCGCTACCTCGCGAAGCTCACCGGCAGCACCTGCTCCGCCGATCTGCGGCCCGCACCGCCACCCCGGCACGTGCGGGAGCCGGTGCTGCGGACGGTCCGGCTCCTCGAACCCGGGATCGCCATCGTCACCAACCGGCTCGGCGACGTCCTCGCCCGCACCAGCGGATTCGAAGCGATCATCGGCGGCACCGGGCTGCTCGAGGCCGACCGGCCCAACCTCACGCGGTACGTCTTCACCGATCCCCGCGCCCGGACGTTCTTCGCCGACTGGGACGACATCGCCGACGAGCAGGCCTTCGACCTGTGGCTGGCGCCCTCCGTCGAGAACTCCGAGTGGCTCACCGCGGAGCTCTCCCCCATCGCCGGGCCCGACTTCACCCGGCGGCTGAAGCGCCACGCGGTGCCGGAGCGCGCAACGCTGCGGCTCGACCACCCGGCCGGGTACCGGCTCCGGCTGCTCCGGGAGACCCTCGAACTCCCCGCCGACGCCCAGCAGCTCGTGGTCTTCCACGCCGCCGACGAACCCACCGCGCAGGCGGTGGAGCGCCTCCGCCGCCCGCTCCGGTCCATCTCCTGA
- a CDS encoding MFS transporter yields the protein MSALAETERPGSGRVLLVWGLLVVAANLRPALTGVGPVLDRVQADLGLAPAAAGLVNALPLLAFAAVSPVVPRLAARWGPERLLGIALGVLALGIAVRWFPAVGPLFAGTVLIGAGIAVGNVLLPSLIKRDFPASVGLLTSAYATVMGGVAAVASGLAVPIGEVAPGGWSTALGCWIVLAVAALALWLPQCGSPRALVEVRRPRLPWGSALAWAVTAFMGLQSLGFYVAVTWLPQVFQDGGMSAAAAGWLLFLFQAVAVLTGLAVPAVLRGARDQRAVSVACSLVVLVGYLGLLAVPGWAVLWSVLLGLGGGACLVLALAFLGLRAPDSAAAGALSAMAQSVGYLLAAVGPVLFGLLRSAGSGWQAPLALMCVTAAGQTIVAVVAGRGTVPHPDGRASA from the coding sequence ATGAGTGCGTTGGCGGAGACCGAGCGGCCGGGTTCCGGCCGGGTGCTGCTGGTGTGGGGATTGCTGGTGGTGGCCGCGAACCTCCGCCCGGCGCTGACCGGTGTCGGGCCGGTCCTGGATCGCGTGCAGGCCGATCTGGGGCTGGCCCCGGCCGCGGCCGGGCTGGTGAACGCGTTGCCGTTGCTGGCGTTCGCGGCGGTGTCGCCGGTGGTTCCGCGGCTGGCCGCGCGGTGGGGGCCGGAGCGGTTGCTCGGGATCGCCCTCGGGGTGCTGGCGCTGGGGATCGCGGTCCGGTGGTTCCCGGCCGTGGGCCCGCTGTTCGCCGGCACCGTGCTGATCGGGGCCGGGATCGCGGTGGGCAACGTGCTGCTGCCGAGCCTGATCAAGCGCGACTTCCCGGCGTCGGTGGGGCTGCTCACCAGCGCGTACGCCACCGTGATGGGCGGTGTCGCCGCAGTGGCCTCCGGGCTCGCGGTGCCGATCGGCGAGGTCGCGCCGGGCGGGTGGTCCACCGCGCTGGGGTGCTGGATCGTGCTCGCCGTGGCGGCGCTCGCGCTGTGGCTCCCGCAGTGCGGAAGTCCGCGTGCTCTGGTGGAAGTCCGCAGGCCCCGGTTGCCGTGGGGATCGGCGCTGGCGTGGGCGGTCACGGCGTTCATGGGCTTGCAGTCGCTGGGCTTCTACGTCGCCGTGACGTGGTTGCCGCAGGTGTTCCAGGACGGCGGGATGAGCGCGGCGGCGGCGGGATGGCTGCTGTTCCTGTTCCAGGCGGTCGCGGTGCTGACCGGCCTGGCGGTGCCCGCGGTGCTGCGCGGAGCGCGTGATCAGCGCGCGGTGTCGGTGGCGTGCTCGCTGGTCGTGCTGGTCGGCTACCTCGGGCTGCTGGCCGTACCGGGGTGGGCGGTGCTGTGGAGCGTCCTGCTCGGGCTGGGTGGTGGAGCTTGCCTCGTGCTCGCCCTGGCGTTCCTCGGTCTGCGCGCGCCGGATTCCGCTGCCGCGGGTGCGTTGTCGGCGATGGCCCAGTCGGTCGGCTATCTGCTCGCGGCGGTGGGGCCGGTTCTGTTCGGGCTGCTGCGCAGCGCCGGTTCCGGGTGGCAGGCGCCGCTCGCGCTGATGTGCGTCACCGCGGCCGGGCAGACCATCGTCGCGGTGGTGGCCGGCCGGGGGACGGTGCCTCACCCGGACGGACGAGCATCGGCCTGA
- a CDS encoding glycoside hydrolase family 5 protein yields MRWQNCVRAAAVAATLLMTGTAAQAAAPGTTIPDELEPVAQNGVLSVCGMTLCNQSGAPVQLRGMSTHGLQWYSQCVNDESLDALAQDWQADVLRISMYIQEGGYEDDPAKFTEMVNNYVEEATERGMYAIIDWHMLDPGDPNYNLERAKTFFTEVAQRHKDKPNVLYEIANEPSGVEWAEIKSYAEELIPVIREQDPDSVVLVGTRAWSSLGVSEGADEKEIVDNPVNAENIMYTFHFYAASHGDEYLNTLSRAADELPMFVTEFGTQEATGDGGDDFDMAQRYIDLMAEKNISWTNWNFSDDSRSGAVFKEGTCDAGPYPGTDQLKPAGVWVRERVG; encoded by the coding sequence ATGAGGTGGCAGAACTGTGTCCGCGCGGCGGCCGTAGCCGCGACCCTGCTCATGACCGGCACCGCGGCCCAAGCCGCCGCGCCGGGGACGACGATCCCGGATGAGCTCGAACCCGTTGCGCAGAACGGGGTTCTGTCGGTGTGCGGCATGACGCTGTGCAACCAGAGCGGGGCGCCCGTGCAGCTGCGCGGGATGAGCACGCACGGCCTGCAGTGGTACAGCCAGTGCGTCAACGACGAGTCGCTGGACGCCCTGGCCCAGGACTGGCAGGCCGACGTCCTGCGGATCTCCATGTACATCCAGGAAGGCGGCTACGAGGACGACCCGGCGAAGTTCACCGAGATGGTGAACAACTACGTCGAGGAGGCCACCGAGCGCGGCATGTACGCGATCATCGACTGGCACATGCTCGACCCGGGCGACCCGAACTACAACCTGGAGCGGGCCAAGACGTTCTTCACCGAGGTGGCCCAGCGCCACAAGGACAAGCCGAACGTCCTCTACGAGATCGCCAACGAGCCCAGCGGCGTCGAGTGGGCCGAGATCAAGAGCTACGCCGAGGAGCTGATCCCGGTGATCCGGGAGCAGGACCCGGACTCGGTGGTGCTGGTCGGCACCCGCGCCTGGTCGTCGCTGGGGGTGTCCGAGGGCGCCGACGAGAAGGAGATCGTCGACAACCCGGTCAACGCCGAGAACATCATGTACACCTTCCACTTCTACGCGGCCTCGCACGGCGATGAGTACCTGAACACGCTCTCCCGCGCGGCCGACGAGCTGCCCATGTTCGTCACCGAGTTCGGCACCCAGGAGGCCACCGGTGACGGCGGCGACGACTTCGACATGGCGCAGCGCTACATCGACCTGATGGCCGAGAAGAACATCAGCTGGACCAACTGGAACTTCTCCGACGACTCCCGCTCCGGAGCGGTGTTCAAGGAGGGCACCTGCGACGCCGGCCCGTACCCCGGCACCGACCAGCTCAAGCCGGCCGGCGTGTGGGTGCGCGAACGGGTCGGGTGA
- a CDS encoding heparin lyase I family protein, translating to MRQLLCTGIAIAAAVLLSGSALSAPATSWEAETSRGTSVFEGVEEKPGSVDVVDDPLGEHGSVYRLHTSGEQQGSERVRVETRGHRTPDGDRLRFTEGDTYYIGWRSMWDPLPTAEGEWVALWQLKDYGSGAATPPLSLRARGDVLDLEYADPDMKTTRLWEIPLPRGSWNSFVIGVHVSSDPGKGWVRFWYNGEEQLLNGQKQAPAATLRADFVTDKWGVYRSDGVRGEATAYLADAKVGTGYADVAPQSGSPSGRVVNEAPR from the coding sequence GTGCGGCAGCTGCTGTGCACGGGGATCGCGATCGCGGCGGCGGTGCTGTTGTCAGGCTCCGCGCTCTCGGCCCCGGCGACGTCGTGGGAAGCCGAAACCTCGCGCGGCACCTCCGTTTTCGAAGGCGTGGAGGAGAAGCCGGGCAGCGTCGACGTCGTCGACGACCCGCTGGGCGAGCACGGTTCGGTGTACCGGCTGCACACCTCCGGTGAGCAGCAGGGTTCCGAGCGGGTCCGGGTGGAGACGCGCGGGCACCGCACGCCGGACGGCGACCGGCTGCGGTTCACCGAGGGTGACACCTACTACATCGGCTGGCGGTCGATGTGGGATCCGCTGCCCACGGCCGAGGGCGAGTGGGTCGCGCTGTGGCAGCTCAAGGACTACGGATCCGGTGCGGCGACCCCGCCGCTGTCGCTGCGCGCCCGCGGTGACGTGCTGGACCTGGAGTACGCCGACCCGGACATGAAGACAACCCGGCTGTGGGAGATCCCGCTGCCCCGGGGGAGCTGGAACAGCTTCGTCATCGGCGTGCACGTCTCCAGCGACCCGGGCAAGGGCTGGGTCCGGTTCTGGTACAACGGCGAGGAGCAGCTCCTCAATGGACAGAAGCAGGCGCCGGCGGCCACCTTGCGCGCGGACTTCGTGACCGACAAGTGGGGTGTGTACCGGTCCGACGGTGTCCGCGGCGAGGCGACCGCCTACCTCGCCGACGCGAAGGTGGGCACCGGCTACGCCGATGTCGCGCCTCAGTCGGGCTCGCCCAGCGGGAGGGTGGTGAACGAAGCGCCGAGGTAG
- a CDS encoding NAD-dependent epimerase/dehydratase family protein — MPPQRILVTGAAGLVGAMLRTRLARPDRVLRLLDIQPPAAAEPGERVELRTAAITGPEAVQQACAGVDAVIHLAGRSREHTWEEILSTNVDGTRNVLEAARKAGVPRVILASSNHAVGFLPVAGAGDEGFPDEAPPRPDTYYGFSKAAMEALGSLYHSRFGMDVICLRIGACSPRPNDERDLSIWLSPDDAGRLFEACLTTPSPGFRVVWGVSRNTRRLLSPTGGEQIGYHPRDDAEDYAAEVVPNRPGTEQDYLGASFTTLPLGEPD, encoded by the coding sequence ATGCCGCCGCAACGAATCCTTGTCACCGGCGCCGCAGGGCTGGTCGGCGCGATGCTGCGCACCCGCCTGGCGCGGCCGGACCGCGTCCTGCGCCTGCTCGACATCCAGCCGCCCGCCGCGGCCGAACCCGGCGAACGCGTCGAGCTGCGCACCGCGGCGATCACCGGCCCAGAGGCGGTCCAGCAGGCCTGCGCAGGCGTCGACGCCGTCATCCACCTCGCCGGGCGCAGCAGGGAACACACCTGGGAGGAAATCCTCTCGACCAATGTGGACGGAACCCGGAACGTCCTGGAGGCAGCGCGCAAAGCCGGTGTCCCACGGGTGATCCTCGCATCGAGCAACCACGCCGTCGGCTTCCTGCCCGTCGCCGGTGCGGGCGACGAAGGCTTCCCCGACGAGGCACCGCCCCGCCCGGACACCTACTACGGGTTCAGCAAGGCGGCGATGGAGGCGCTGGGCAGCCTCTACCACTCCCGGTTCGGCATGGACGTGATCTGCCTGCGCATCGGCGCCTGCTCACCGCGTCCCAACGACGAGCGGGACCTGTCGATCTGGCTGTCCCCGGACGACGCCGGTCGGCTGTTCGAGGCCTGCCTGACCACCCCCTCCCCCGGTTTCCGGGTGGTGTGGGGAGTTTCCCGCAACACCCGGCGGCTGCTGTCGCCCACCGGTGGCGAGCAGATCGGCTACCACCCCCGCGACGACGCTGAGGACTACGCCGCGGAGGTGGTGCCGAACCGGCCCGGGACCGAGCAGGACTACCTCGGCGCTTCGTTCACCACCCTCCCGCTGGGCGAGCCCGACTGA
- a CDS encoding MarR family winged helix-turn-helix transcriptional regulator — protein MSSTRPDPRTDDDEIITWWGLVIEGYHVTQGKLTAAIAEEFQLAPASFDILLRLVRSPEHRMPMTKLAHEAALSSGGFTKVADRMAKAGLIRREPCETDRRVTYAVLTDHGLDIAQRSRKTAAEVLRKHVLAPLGEADSAALAEAMRTLRQANS, from the coding sequence GTGAGCAGCACCCGCCCAGACCCGCGCACCGACGACGACGAGATCATCACCTGGTGGGGTCTGGTCATCGAGGGCTACCACGTCACCCAGGGCAAGCTGACCGCCGCGATCGCCGAGGAGTTCCAGCTCGCCCCGGCCTCCTTCGACATCCTGCTGCGCCTGGTGCGCTCCCCCGAGCACCGGATGCCGATGACCAAGCTCGCGCACGAGGCCGCGCTCAGCAGCGGCGGCTTCACCAAGGTCGCCGACCGGATGGCCAAGGCCGGCCTGATCCGCCGCGAGCCCTGCGAGACCGACCGCCGCGTCACCTACGCGGTGCTCACCGACCACGGCCTGGACATCGCCCAGCGCTCCCGCAAGACCGCCGCCGAGGTGCTGCGCAAGCACGTGCTGGCGCCGCTGGGCGAAGCCGACTCGGCCGCCCTCGCCGAAGCGATGCGCACGCTCCGCCAAGCCAACAGCTGA
- a CDS encoding winged helix-turn-helix domain-containing protein, with protein sequence MNHPRRELDPVIHSPVRFSVVAALSGVEQAEFRFIRDTVEVSDSALSQHVAALEQAGYVKVTKGRAGRRAKTWLALTESGRRAFTHHLAVLNRIATEPPQPPPEP encoded by the coding sequence ATGAACCACCCGCGGCGCGAGCTCGACCCGGTCATCCACTCCCCGGTGCGCTTCTCCGTGGTGGCGGCGCTCAGCGGCGTGGAGCAGGCGGAGTTCCGGTTCATCCGCGACACCGTCGAGGTCAGCGACTCGGCGCTCTCGCAGCACGTGGCGGCGCTGGAGCAGGCCGGCTACGTCAAGGTCACCAAGGGCAGGGCAGGCCGCCGCGCGAAGACCTGGCTCGCCCTGACCGAATCCGGCAGGCGGGCCTTCACCCACCACCTCGCGGTGCTCAACCGGATCGCGACCGAGCCGCCCCAGCCGCCACCTGAACCATGA